A window from Alphaproteobacteria bacterium 33-17 encodes these proteins:
- a CDS encoding peptide chain release factor 2 has translation MKEKSLVEAKVNNYNKSKQEASDLYELFELAKLEQDESAKEDIATSMLSLAAKLKKDEIECLFSGEVDSNDCFIDINAGAGGTESHDWALMLMRMYLRWAEKRGFKTEVVDELDGEEAGIKSATIKVSGMFAYGWCKSESGVHRLVRISPFNAAGKRQTSFASIWVYPLITDAVEVEINEKDLRIDTYRASGAGGQHINKTDSAVRITHLPTNIVVQCQSDRSQHKNKAACMDMLKSRLYELELKKREETINSLSATKTDNSWGHQIRSYVLQPYQMVKDLRTDYETSDTSGVLDGDIDNFMSSYLKSLVTN, from the coding sequence ATGAAAGAAAAATCATTAGTAGAAGCCAAGGTAAATAATTACAATAAATCTAAGCAAGAAGCATCTGATTTATATGAACTTTTTGAACTTGCAAAACTTGAGCAGGATGAAAGCGCTAAGGAAGATATAGCAACATCAATGCTTAGCCTTGCTGCGAAACTCAAAAAAGATGAGATTGAATGTTTATTTTCAGGGGAAGTTGATAGCAACGACTGTTTTATTGATATAAATGCAGGAGCTGGCGGAACTGAAAGCCATGACTGGGCGCTAATGCTTATGAGAATGTACTTAAGATGGGCGGAAAAACGCGGCTTTAAAACTGAAGTTGTAGATGAGCTGGACGGCGAAGAAGCAGGTATAAAGTCTGCAACTATTAAAGTTTCCGGGATGTTTGCATATGGCTGGTGCAAAAGCGAAAGTGGAGTTCATAGACTTGTTAGAATCTCTCCATTTAATGCAGCAGGTAAACGACAAACCAGCTTTGCAAGTATTTGGGTATATCCTTTAATTACAGACGCAGTAGAAGTTGAAATTAATGAAAAAGATCTAAGAATCGACACTTACAGGGCATCAGGTGCAGGTGGGCAGCATATTAATAAAACAGACAGTGCCGTTAGAATTACCCACCTACCTACTAATATAGTAGTGCAGTGTCAAAGCGACAGATCTCAGCATAAAAATAAAGCAGCTTGCATGGATATGTTAAAATCAAGGCTTTATGAGCTTGAACTTAAAAAGCGAGAAGAGACTATAAACTCCTTAAGTGCTACTAAAACTGATAATTCCTGGGGTCATCAAATAAGATCTTACGTACTTCAGCCCTATCAAATGGTAAAAGACCTACGTACTGATTATGAAACTAGCGATACTTCAGGTGTTCTAGATGGCGATATAGATAATTTTATGTCGAGTTATTTAAAATCCTTAGTAACAAACTAA
- a CDS encoding 3-phosphoshikimate 1-carboxyvinyltransferase — protein sequence MEKNNKLNIISFWQFLPLQGEVSASPDKSISHRALVLASIANGTTKITNLLESKDIFSTLKALANLGVKVYKLHSEYYVDGVGIKGLNKPKNAINVGNSGTSLRLLMGLLAPFSFKSFFYGDQSLSSRSNQHVIKMLENLGVVFEHDDYKAPLLMKGNNNILNSEYEPLSPSAQLKSAFILVSINAPGTSVYYEAIPTRDHTENLLKYLDYPIKTEDSKIIIEGDCQFDAKDIEVPGDVSSSLFLIVAALIIPDSEITIRNICYNPRRFKAIEILQKMGGNITIINESNVIYEKTVDIVIKHSVLKAFQTEASDFADLIDEYPILSVAAACSKGKSVFKGLLGLRNKETDRLMAICNNLNKMGIDAEIIGDNLEITGGSPKGGVLIDSEYDHRLAMSFGILSMISKDKVRIKTYDMISTSYPGFFDDIKKLGGSYTSF from the coding sequence ATGGAAAAAAATAACAAACTTAACATAATATCATTTTGGCAATTTTTACCTCTACAGGGTGAGGTAAGCGCAAGTCCTGATAAATCAATTTCCCATAGAGCTTTGGTACTCGCTTCTATAGCAAATGGCACTACAAAAATTACCAATTTACTGGAATCTAAAGATATATTCTCAACATTAAAGGCTCTGGCTAATTTAGGTGTGAAAGTTTATAAATTACATAGCGAGTACTATGTTGATGGAGTGGGGATTAAAGGTTTGAATAAGCCTAAGAATGCTATTAACGTAGGGAATTCAGGTACTTCTTTACGGTTATTAATGGGGCTTCTTGCGCCATTTTCTTTCAAAAGTTTTTTCTATGGTGATCAAAGTCTTTCATCGAGAAGTAACCAGCACGTGATTAAAATGCTGGAAAACTTAGGGGTGGTTTTTGAGCATGATGATTATAAAGCTCCTCTTTTAATGAAAGGAAATAACAATATTTTAAATAGTGAATATGAACCGCTATCGCCATCAGCTCAGCTAAAATCTGCTTTTATCTTAGTAAGTATTAATGCGCCTGGAACTTCAGTATATTATGAGGCTATTCCTACGCGCGATCATACAGAAAATCTGCTGAAATACCTTGATTATCCTATAAAAACAGAAGATTCCAAAATCATAATAGAAGGTGATTGTCAGTTTGATGCAAAGGACATAGAAGTGCCAGGTGATGTATCTTCAAGTCTGTTTTTGATAGTTGCCGCTTTAATTATACCTGATTCGGAAATTACCATCAGAAACATTTGTTATAACCCAAGGCGTTTTAAAGCGATAGAAATTTTACAGAAAATGGGCGGAAATATAACAATAATAAACGAATCAAATGTTATATACGAAAAAACTGTGGATATAGTTATTAAACACTCGGTTTTAAAAGCCTTTCAAACTGAAGCTTCTGATTTTGCTGACTTAATTGACGAATATCCAATACTGAGTGTTGCAGCCGCATGTAGTAAAGGTAAGTCTGTGTTTAAAGGTTTATTAGGTTTGCGTAATAAAGAGACTGATAGGCTTATGGCAATATGTAATAACTTAAATAAAATGGGAATAGATGCTGAAATAATAGGTGATAACCTTGAAATAACAGGCGGTAGCCCAAAAGGTGGGGTTTTAATTGATTCTGAATACGATCACAGGCTGGCAATGAGCTTTGGTATTTTAAGTATGATATCAAAAGATAAGGTCAGAATTAAAACCTATGATATGATATCAACGAGTTATCCAGGATTTTTTGATGATATTAAAAAATTAGGTGGGTCTTATACAAGCTTTTAG
- a CDS encoding 30S ribosomal protein S12 has translation MSTINQLVRKPRVKKVIKSKAPAMKNCPQVRGVCVRVYTTTPKKPNSALRKVARLRLSNSMEVIAYIPGEGHNLQEHSMVLMRGGRVKDLPGVKYHIIRGALDTQGVKNRKQARSKYGAKKPK, from the coding sequence ATGTCAACAATTAACCAGCTTGTAAGAAAGCCTAGAGTTAAAAAAGTGATCAAATCTAAAGCTCCTGCAATGAAAAATTGTCCGCAGGTAAGAGGGGTTTGCGTTCGTGTATATACAACAACACCAAAAAAACCAAACTCAGCGTTACGTAAAGTAGCAAGACTTAGACTTTCAAATTCAATGGAAGTAATTGCTTATATCCCAGGTGAAGGCCATAACTTACAAGAACACTCTATGGTTCTTATGAGAGGCGGTAGGGTAAAAGATCTTCCGGGTGTTAAATACCACATTATTAGGGGTGCATTAGATACTCAGGGTGTTAAAAACCGTAAGCAGGCACGTTCGAAATATGGTGCTAAAAAACCGAAGTAA
- a CDS encoding 30S ribosomal protein S7 has translation MARRHSANKRVIFPDTKYHNVIMQKFINCLMKGGKKSVAERIFYGAIDLAAQKLKIDSDEKKVEMFLAILAKVRPAIEVRSRRVGGATYQVPTPVREARSIAKAIKWLIEYASKRSEQSMMKRLAGEFMDAFNDRGSSVKKREDTHKMAEANKAFAHFAWVSN, from the coding sequence ATGGCAAGACGTCATAGTGCAAATAAGCGCGTAATATTCCCAGATACAAAGTATCATAACGTAATTATGCAGAAATTTATCAACTGTCTCATGAAAGGTGGTAAAAAGTCTGTAGCTGAAAGAATTTTCTATGGTGCAATTGATTTGGCAGCGCAAAAGCTTAAAATTGATAGCGATGAAAAGAAAGTAGAAATGTTCCTTGCAATTTTAGCAAAAGTTAGACCTGCAATTGAAGTTAGATCGAGAAGGGTTGGTGGTGCTACATATCAAGTACCAACACCAGTAAGAGAAGCTAGAAGTATTGCAAAAGCTATTAAATGGCTTATTGAATATGCTTCAAAGCGTTCAGAGCAGTCAATGATGAAAAGACTTGCGGGTGAATTCATGGATGCTTTCAATGACAGAGGTTCTTCTGTTAAGAAGCGTGAAGATACGCATAAAATGGCTGAAGCTAACAAAGCTTTTGCTCACTTTGCTTGGGTATCAAACTAA
- a CDS encoding translation elongation factor G, whose translation MSKDYPLERYRNIGICAHIDAGKTTTTERILYYTGKSHKIGEVHEGAATMDYMVQEQERGITITSAATTTFWNENRINIIDTPGHVDFTIEVERSMRVLDGAITVFDGVAGVEPQSETVWRQADKYGVPRICFANKMDRVGANFFRCVDMIKDRLGARPMVMQLPIGIEDTFVGVVDLVEMKGITWRDDSLGAQFDIGEIPADLVEKAKEYHAALVEMAVEMDDSLMEKYLGGEEIAVEDIKRCVRKGVLTSTFVPVFLGSAFKNKGVQPLLDAVVDYLPSPLDVPAVHGIHPRTEEELLRKSDPKEPFSALAFKVINDPFVGSITFVRIYSGTLNSGTTVINSVKDNKERIGRMLLMHANNREDIKSARAGDIVALAGLKNTTTGDTLCDPDNPVILERMEFPAPVIEVAVEPKTTADQEKMGMALSRLVSEDPSLQVMTDEETGQTVLKGMGELHLEIIIDRMRREFKVEANVGAPQVAYRETITRSAELDYTHKKQSGGAGQFAKIKLMFEPLEPGQGFVFESKIVGGSVPKEYIPGVVKGLEASKESGALAGFPVIDFKVTLLDGAYHDVDSSVLAFEIAAKAAFKEAMPKAGAKLLEPIMKVEVITPDEYMGDIIGDLNSRRGQVSGMEHRANAQVINAMVPLASMFGYVNQLRSMSQGRAQYSMIFSHYSQVPQHVADEVISKAS comes from the coding sequence ATGTCAAAAGATTATCCTTTAGAGAGATATAGAAATATTGGTATCTGTGCGCACATCGATGCTGGTAAAACAACAACAACAGAGCGTATCCTTTATTATACAGGTAAGTCACACAAAATTGGTGAAGTACACGAAGGTGCTGCAACAATGGATTACATGGTGCAGGAGCAAGAGAGAGGTATTACAATTACTTCTGCTGCTACAACAACATTCTGGAATGAAAACAGAATTAACATTATTGATACACCGGGTCACGTAGACTTTACCATTGAAGTAGAGCGTTCTATGAGAGTACTTGATGGTGCTATCACAGTGTTTGACGGTGTTGCTGGTGTAGAGCCGCAATCAGAAACAGTATGGCGTCAGGCTGATAAATATGGTGTTCCAAGAATTTGTTTTGCTAACAAAATGGATCGTGTTGGTGCTAACTTCTTCCGTTGCGTTGATATGATTAAAGACCGTTTAGGTGCGCGTCCTATGGTTATGCAGCTTCCAATCGGTATCGAAGATACATTCGTAGGTGTTGTAGACTTAGTAGAAATGAAAGGAATCACATGGCGTGATGATAGCCTAGGCGCTCAATTCGACATTGGTGAAATTCCTGCTGACTTAGTAGAAAAAGCTAAAGAATACCATGCTGCACTTGTTGAAATGGCAGTAGAAATGGACGACAGTCTTATGGAAAAATACTTAGGCGGTGAAGAAATTGCTGTAGAAGATATTAAAAGATGTGTGCGTAAAGGTGTACTCACAAGTACATTCGTACCAGTATTCTTAGGTAGTGCGTTCAAAAACAAAGGTGTTCAGCCGCTTCTTGATGCAGTTGTTGACTATTTACCAAGCCCGCTTGATGTTCCTGCGGTACATGGTATTCACCCAAGAACAGAAGAGGAATTACTCCGTAAATCTGATCCAAAAGAGCCATTTTCAGCTCTTGCGTTCAAAGTAATCAACGATCCATTCGTAGGTTCTATTACTTTCGTAAGAATTTATTCTGGTACATTAAACTCAGGTACAACAGTAATTAACTCTGTTAAAGATAATAAAGAAAGAATCGGCCGTATGTTACTTATGCATGCGAACAACCGTGAAGATATCAAATCAGCTAGAGCTGGTGACATCGTTGCGCTTGCAGGTCTTAAAAATACAACAACAGGTGATACACTCTGCGACCCAGATAATCCTGTAATTCTTGAAAGAATGGAATTCCCAGCTCCGGTAATCGAAGTTGCGGTTGAACCAAAAACAACAGCTGACCAGGAAAAAATGGGTATGGCTCTTTCAAGGCTCGTATCTGAAGATCCTTCTCTTCAAGTTATGACTGATGAAGAAACAGGTCAAACAGTACTTAAAGGTATGGGCGAACTTCACCTTGAAATTATCATTGACCGTATGCGTCGTGAATTCAAAGTAGAGGCTAACGTTGGTGCTCCACAAGTAGCTTATAGAGAAACAATTACAAGAAGCGCAGAGCTTGATTACACACACAAGAAACAATCTGGTGGTGCTGGTCAGTTTGCGAAAATTAAATTAATGTTCGAGCCACTTGAGCCAGGTCAAGGATTCGTATTTGAATCTAAAATCGTTGGTGGTTCTGTACCAAAAGAATATATTCCAGGTGTTGTAAAAGGCTTGGAAGCTTCTAAAGAATCGGGCGCTCTTGCTGGATTCCCAGTAATTGACTTTAAAGTTACATTACTTGACGGTGCTTACCACGACGTTGACTCAAGCGTACTTGCATTCGAAATTGCTGCAAAAGCTGCTTTCAAAGAAGCTATGCCAAAAGCGGGTGCTAAATTACTTGAGCCTATTATGAAAGTTGAGGTAATTACACCAGACGAGTATATGGGTGACATCATCGGTGACTTAAACTCAAGAAGAGGTCAGGTTTCTGGTATGGAACACAGAGCTAACGCGCAAGTAATTAATGCTATGGTGCCACTTGCATCGATGTTCGGTTATGTAAACCAACTTAGATCAATGTCACAGGGTCGTGCGCAATACTCAATGATCTTCTCTCATTATTCACAAGTTCCGCAACATGTTGCTGACGAAGTGATTTCAAAAGCATCTTAA